The DNA window CTTTAGTAATCAGCATCCTTATTGGCCACGAAGTCGAAAATGAATAAAAGAGCTGTTTCAAAATTCTCCAAAATGAGATTTTGAAATGGCTCTTTCTTTTTAAACAGTTATTATTTGTGCTTCTAATGGACTTCGAAGCCGTTTCAGAAAAAGTAACAGTAGGCGAACTTCATACTTTGGAGTACCATCATAACCTTCAAGACTGGGATTTAGTAGAATATATATATCTTCCAATCAAAAATAACTGGAGCCAGGTCATGTGCTCCAGGTTTTCTTTTTCTTTTTTTCGAAAACTTAATTCACTCACTCAAGTTGATTTATATATTGAAAGTTTTTGGGGAAAGCTACATGTATCGAGTGGAATTATATACAGTTTGGAGCAGGGGTGAACAAGGTGGGTTTAGATAAAGGTTCAAAAAAGCTACATTTTGCACTGTTATTGGTTGTTATCATCGTTTTTATATGGTCTGTGATTAAGCCCGCAACCTATTTGGATTGGCTAGCAGAAGTTAGTCCGGCGGTAGTCGTATTAATCATTGTCATTGCAACTTATAACAAGTTTCGTTTTACTACTCTTTCCTATTTCATCATCGCTCTTTTGTCCATTCTAACGTTCATCGGCGGTCATTACACTTACTCAGAAGTACCTCTATTTAATTGGATGAAAGATGCATTTGATTTAAAACGAAATAACTATGATCGTTTTGGTCATTTGCTAAAAGGTTTATCAGCGATTGTGGTAAGAGAATTGTTGTTACGACATACGCAACTAACCAAAGGAGCTTGGTTGTTTGGTATCACGACTAGTATAGTGCTTGCAGTTGCCGCTTTATATGAAATTATCGAATGGTTGAGTACAAAAATATCAAAAGGTGGAGAAGTATCTAAAGACTTTTTAGGAATGCAAGGAGATAAATGGGATGCGCAATGGGATATGTCTTTAGCTTTAGTAGGTACCATCCTCGCGTTACTCATTTTTTCAAAATTACATGACAAGTTGTTAAAAAATAAATTATAGAGCTGAAAACAACTAAAGTCTTTAATATTTGGCCGTTTGATGTAAAAACATCAAACGGTCTTTTTATTATTTGTTACATATATAATCTTCTATTAGAATGTAAGTGACATTTGAAGCGTATTCATTAACGTGGTTTGTCTTAATCAATTTTTTTCTCTATTAATATGGATATAAAAACATTTAAACGTTCGAAAAGGGTATTTGAAAGTTAGAAGTATGCTCTTTAGTGGATATAGTTAGAAGAAATAGAAAACGTAAATATGGATGGGAAAGGAGACTAGTGGTTATGCCATTAGAAATCGTAAGAAATGATATTACAAAAATGAAAGTGGATGTCGTAATAAATGCGGCGAATACAGCACTCCAAATGGGAGGAGGAGTATGTGGTGCTATTTTTAGCGCAGCTGGTGCCGAGCAGTTGCAAGCAGCGTGTAACGAAATTGGGGAATGTCCTGTTGGTCAGGCTGTGATTACGGACGGCTTTCAATTACAAGCTAAACATATTATTCATACAGTGGGACCAGTTTGGAGAGGGGGTACGCATAACGAAGAAGTGCTTCTTACAGCCTGCTATGAAAATTCATTAGCACTCGCTGCTTCTCATGATTGTCAGTCCATTGCCTTTCCGCTTATTGCATCTGGTATATATGGTTATCCAAAGGAGCAGGCATTAAAAATTGCCATTTCTACAATCAGTGCTTTTTTGTTGAAACATGAAATGATTGTATATTTGGTCGTTTATGACAAGCAGGCATTCGGGCTAAGTGAGAAATTGTTTACATCCATTCATGAATATATAGATGAACACTATGTAGAAGAACACGACGTACGCTTCCTTCGTAATCGACAGGAACTACACGAAGTTCTCGAGTCCCAGATAATTATGGAGGAAGCTCCGTTAAAGAGGAAAAAAAGAAGGTTAGAGGAAGTATTGAATCACTTGGATGAATCCTTTTCTGAGAGGCTGCTGCGTTTAATTGATGAAAAAGGAATGACAGATGTTGAAACATATAAAAAAGCGAATATTGACCGTCGCCTCTTTTCGAAAATCCGCAGTTCGGTTGATTATACACCTCTCAAAAAAACGGTCATCGCCTTTGCGATTGCCCTGGAATTAAATCTGGACCAGACTATAGATTTGCTATCCAAAGCGGGTTATACATTGTCACATAGCAATAAATTCGATCTCATTATTGAATACTTTATTGAAGATGAAAATTTTAACATTCATGAAATTAATGAGGCATTGTTTGCTTTTGATCAAGTTTTACTAGGGGCGTAATTGTCGCTTTCGAAGCGACCTATTCATTGGAGTAAATTGTTATCCTTAATTTGTAAAGAAGATAGGCAACCAACTAAAGGAGGATAACGAATATGAAAACGAATGCAACAGAATTAGTCTTTATCTTAGATAAAAGTGGCTCCATGGCTGGACTGGAGACAGACACGATTGGTGGATACAATGCAATGCTTTCCAAGCAGAAAAAAGAAGAAGGAGAAGCTACTGTAACAACCGTATTATTTAATCATAAATATGAATTGTTACATGACCGTATCAATGTGAGAGGCATTGCGCCGATAACGGATAAGGACTACGAGGTTGGAGGGACGACAGCATTGTTGGACGCCATTGGTTCGACGATTCAGAAAATCAGCAATGCGCAAAAAAGAACGAAGGAAGAAGAACGTGCTGGGAAAGTGTTATTTGTCATCACGACAGATGGTATGGAAAATGCGAGTTGTGAATATAACTACGCTAAAATTCAATCGATGATTGCCTACCAAAAAGAAACATTCGGCTGGGAGTTTATATTCCTTGGTGCTAATATCGACGCCATCTCTACGGCAGCAAAATTCGGAATCGATGAGGAATTTGCCGTAGAGTATCACGCAGATAACAAAGGAACCGAGCTAAATTACCAAACACTTAATGAGGCAGTTACTTCATTTCGAAAAGGCAAAAAAATAGACCGAACGTGGAAGAAAGACATTGAAGCAGATTTTGAAAGTCGTCAGTCTCGAAATTAATTTTATTTCAGGATTAACAACAATCTAAAAGAAGGGGCAGTCCAATAGCCCATAAATTGAAGCAGATGTAGAAAAACGAGTCTTTTTCTACACCTGTTTTTTGTATACTTTTTATTAAATTACTATTTTTTGTAGGCAATTGATAGTAGTGAAAGACGGCGACTCCAGCGGGAATAGCGTGAGCTGAAGGCCTTTTACTACTTTTTATTTTTCTATGATTACGCCGTCAAATGCTGAAATGTAATTTTTTCAGACATTACTGAGACTCCTTATTGGTTATTCCAAACGACAAGTTTCGTTTCTGTCATTTCATGAATAGCATATTTTAATCCCTCTTTACCAGTACCGCTTTCTTTCACACCACCGTATGGCATTTGGTCGATCCGGTATGTTGGAATATCGTTGATCATGACACCTCCAACTTCTAAGTGTTTAGAAGCATGGAAAGCTGTTTGGATATCATTTGTGAATATCCCTGCTTGTAAACCATAGTTTGAATCGTTGATTGCAGCAATGCCCTCTTCAATAGAAGAAATGCGGTTCACTACAACGATTGGAGCAAAGACTTCCTGACAAGAAACTTTTGAAGTGGAAGACACATTCGTTAAAATGGTAGGCATGAAAACACCATTTTCTGTTGTACCTCCCGCAATAATTTCTGCGCCATGCTCAACTGCTTCATGTACCCAACTTAACGCTCGTTCTTGTTCACTAGGATTAATCATTGCGGATATGTCTGTCGTTTCATCTGATGGACTCCCAATCACAAGTTGCTTTGTCATTGCTGAAAATTGATTGACAAATTCCTCAAACAATTCATCTATTACATACGTACGTTGTAATGAAATGCACACTTGGCCTTGATTTGAAAATGCACCCATAACGCATTTTGGTACGATTTGTGATAAATCGACATTTTTGTCGATGATTAGGCCAGCGTTGGATCCTAGTTCAAGAGCAACTTTTTTCAGACCAGCTTTATCGCGTATACCTTTTCCGACAGCAGGGCTACCTGTAAATGTAATCATTTTCACTTTGTCGCTCTCTACTAGTGCATCTCCAACCGTTTTACCACTTCCAGTAACTACGTTGAATGCACCTTTAGGTAAAGCAGTTTGATCGATAAGTTCTGCTAAAAATAGTGCAGAAAGCGGTGTTTGTGATGCTGGCTTAAGTACGATTGTGTTACCAGCTGCTATCGCAGGTCCTACTTTATGCGCAACTAAATTTTGTGGGAAGTTGAACGGAGTGATGGCACCGATCACACCAATTGGCTGTTCAATCGTGTAACCGAACCGATTCGCTCCATTTTTTGCAGCGTCCATCGGGATCAATTCACCGGTTAATCGTTTTGCTTCTTCTGCTGCAAATTTATATGTTTCGATTGTGCGATCAATTTCCCCTAGTGCATACTTAATTGGCTTTGCTGCTTCTAATGAGATAATTTCAGCTGCTTTTTTGCGGTTATCGATAAATAATTGTGTAATATGTTCTAAAATTGCTGCACGCTCGTATGCAGTCAGTTCAGCCATTTGTTTTCTAGCATCAAATGCAACGTCGATTGCTTGTTCCACTTCTTCACGAGTCGCTTGTGGGATTTTTGCAATGACTTCTTTCGTATGAGGGGATTGGAGTTCTGCAAAATCTTTCGCAGACTTCCATTCACCACCTACATAAAATTGCTTTTCCATCTAATCATCCTCTCGTATTTATTCTTCCTCTGAATCTACTTTTCTGTCTTTTAGAAATGTATTGTCTACTTCACCTTTGAAGAAGTCTTTACCATATATTAAGAAGCATAGTAAAAGACCTACTGCGAGTGCCCAAGTAGCACCTTTAATACAAAGTACCGCACCGATAATACCGGCGATTCCTAAATCACGTTGACTTCCTGATTCCAGTATACCGACTTTAACACTTACATAGCATTAAATTTGAATTGTTAAAGCTAAATCTACACCTAAAATTAAACTTAGAACTGGTAATAATAAACGGTATTTGTACCTCAAGGGAATGTACGCATACCGAAAATTAAGTGTGCACGGCTTAGGCTATACAACACTTTTTCATCTGGATGTGCAGCTGCACGTCTTCAACTAAAGCTTTGCAGTACGTCACCGAATAATACGATGTATGCTGCAAAAACAGTTGCTAGACCCGTGATAGAAATCATTAGTGGTGGAAAACCTAAACTAAAGATCGTGTATTTATTTCTACATAGAATGAAAAAATGGTACTGCTTAGGAATTATCCTTTAAGCAGTACCTTTTTCCATTGGTCAGTCTTCTGTATCGGTCATGATTGGGACGAGTTCAAAAATCTTTTGATCTTCAAATACATCCACCAAACGTTCGAGCCACTCGTAATAGTTTTTTATATATTTCAGTTTATCAATATCAATTTGAATTTCTTGTTGTAATTCCTCACTAACTGTTGGATCTTTTGATAATTCTTCGATCTCAGCTAATGACTTTTTTATCGCAACTAAATGAAGTGTGACGGATCTCCTCCATTTTATTGAAAACAAATCTATAAAACTTTGATACCAGTCGTCTGTTACTTTATATAAATCTTTTCGAACTCCTTTTTTCCAGGCGCGTTCGACTAATTTTAAATCAGACAAAGCTCTAACGGAAGTACTCATGCTTGTTTTACTCATCCCAAGCTTTTCCGTCATGTCATCCAATGTTAATGGTTCATTTTGAAAGAACATCATTCCGTACTGTCTACCTGCAGAAGGTACCAAACCGTAAAGATGTATATTTTGTGCAATTGTCTCGATAACACGTTCCCGGGCTTTTTCGAGTTTTTCGTAACCTTCCATTTACGTCTTCCCTCCACTGAAGTCAGCTTCTATCAGATAATCCAGCTGACTAAATTAAATGTATTATATCCTTCGTTAAAAAGCAATTTTTTTCTCAAATATTTGTACAGTTTTCACTGTACAAACTATAAGAAAAGTTATTACGGTTGTATTGCATAGATATTACATTTATAATGATTAAGCGTTCATTTAGTTTGAACAGTTAGGAGTGTATATATGAGTGAACAAAGCATGAAGAAAAAAATCGTAGTAAAAGATACTACGAAAATTTTCGGAAAGAACGTGAAGCGAGCAGTACAGCTTCTAAAAGAAGGAAAGTCGAAAAGTGACATTTTAAAAGCAACTGGTGCAACTGTAGGTGTTAAAAATGTAACTTTTGATGTGAATGATGGTGAAATTTTTGTCATCATGGGTCTGTCAGGAAGCGGTAAATCCACTTTAGTTAGGATGTTAAATCGTTTAATCGATCCGACGGTAGGGCAGATCTTGCTAGATGGTGAAGACATAGTACAAATGAATAAAGAGCAGTTACGAGAAGTGAGACGGAAAAAAATAGGCATGGTTTTTCAAAATTTTGCTCTCTTTCCGCATAAGACAATTGTTGAAAATACCGAATATGGTTTGGAAATCCAAGGAGTACCAAAAGATCAGCGCCGAATAAAAGCGGTCGAATCATTAAAGCTTGTTGGTCTTGCAGGATATGAAGATCAATATCCGAACCAACTGAGCGGCGGAATGCAACAACGCGTGGGACTTGCAAGAGCACTAGCCAATGATCCAGATATACTATTAATGGATGAGGCTTTCAGTGCACTAGATCCCCTTATTCGGAAAGATATGCAAAATGAACTCCTACAGCTTCATAGTGACATGGGGAAAACTTTTATTTTTATCACCCATGATTTAGATGAAGCACTTCGAATTGGAGATCGCATCGCATTGATGAAAGACGGAGAAATCGTTCAAATTGGCACGCCAGAAGAGATATTGATGAGTCCTTCGAATGAGTACGTAGAACGCTTCGTCGAGGACGTTGACTTAGCGAAAGTATTAACGGCGGGACATATTATGAAACAAGCAGATACGGTACAAGTGGACAGAGGACCTCGCGTTGCCCTTCGATTAATGAAACAACTCAGAATATCTTCTATTTATGTTGTAGATAAAAGTAATCGTTTAATGGGGGCGGTAACTGCACAGGATGCGGTAGCAGCTTTAGAAACAGATAAGTCACTAGAAGAAGTATTAATTTCTGATCTTCCAATGATTACGCCTGATACTGTGTTAACGGATCTTTTTGATGTTGTATCCACTGCGTCCATTCCGGTAGCAGTTATTAGTGAAGATCAAAAGTTACTAGGAATTATTATTCGTGGTGCACTGATTGGTGCTTTATCAGGTGACAACCAGTTTATCAATAATGATGGAATAATCGCACCAGCTGACCAATTGAATACGGAGGTGATATAAGATGAATGAATTATTACCTAGACTCCCGTTTGCAGATTGGATAGATAGTGGTGTCGATTGGCTCGTTTCTACATTTGGTTCCGTATTGGACGGAATTGCAGAAGTATTAGGAGGGGTTGTTGAAGGAGCGGTAACCGTTCTAGATATGGTCCCATCCATTTTACTTGCGATCATCTTCGCATTAATCGCTTATTTTATTTCCACGCGAAAAATTGCCTTCTTTACTTTAGGCGGACTTTTATTCATTGATTACTTAGGCTATTGGTATCCAATGCTTCAAATGTTAGCCCTCGTATTGACCTCGGTCTTTTTGGCCGTCGTAATTGGTATTCCAATTGGTATTTGGGGCTCGCAAAAAGCGAGTGTTCGTAAGGTGGTCAATCCGCTACTAGACTTAATGCAAACAATGCCTGCATTTGTTTACTTAATACCTGCAATCTTCTTCTTTAATATTGGAGTCGTTCCGGGAGTAGTAGCGTCGGTCATTTTTGCGATGCCTCCGACAATTCGTTTAACGATGTTAGGAATTGAACAGGTTCCAAAAGATTTAATAGAAGCGACCGAAGCATTTGGTTCTACGACTGGGCAAAGGTTAATGAAAATACAAATTCCACTTGCGAAACCAACGATTATGGCCGGTGTCAATCAAAGTATCATGCTTGCTCTATCCATGGTTGTCATTGCATCGATGGTTGGTGCACCAGGGCTTGGGGAAGAAGTTTACCGATCTGTAACACAGTTGAAAACCGGTGTAGGGGTTGAAACCGGCGTTTCCATCGTTATTGTTGCTATCATTTTAGATCGTATTACACAACAAGCAGGAGCAAGAAAGAAAAAAATAGGAGGAAAATTATCATGAATTTAGCTAAAAAGATTACAGGTTTAGGGGCAATCGCTCTACTATCACTTGGACTTGCAGCGTGTGGTTCAGATGAGGCTTCAACTTCAGGTTCAGTCGGCGAGTCAGTCAAGTATAAAATTACTGGAATTGATCCAGGTGCAGGGATTATGGAAGCAACTGAACGTGCCATGACAGATTATGAATTAGATAAATGGGACTTAGTTTCAGGTTCCGGTGCTGCGATGACCGCTGCTTTGAAAAAAGCGTATGATGCGGAGAAACCAATTATTATAACAGGTTGGACACCACACTGGAAATTCGCTCAATACGATTTGAAATATCTTGAAGATCCAAAAGGTTCATATGGTGGGGAAGAAGAAATCC is part of the Psychrobacillus sp. FSL H8-0483 genome and encodes:
- a CDS encoding GbsR/MarR family transcriptional regulator, whose translation is MEGYEKLEKARERVIETIAQNIHLYGLVPSAGRQYGMMFFQNEPLTLDDMTEKLGMSKTSMSTSVRALSDLKLVERAWKKGVRKDLYKVTDDWYQSFIDLFSIKWRRSVTLHLVAIKKSLAEIEELSKDPTVSEELQQEIQIDIDKLKYIKNYYEWLERLVDVFEDQKIFELVPIMTDTED
- a CDS encoding glycine betaine/L-proline ABC transporter ATP-binding protein: MSEQSMKKKIVVKDTTKIFGKNVKRAVQLLKEGKSKSDILKATGATVGVKNVTFDVNDGEIFVIMGLSGSGKSTLVRMLNRLIDPTVGQILLDGEDIVQMNKEQLREVRRKKIGMVFQNFALFPHKTIVENTEYGLEIQGVPKDQRRIKAVESLKLVGLAGYEDQYPNQLSGGMQQRVGLARALANDPDILLMDEAFSALDPLIRKDMQNELLQLHSDMGKTFIFITHDLDEALRIGDRIALMKDGEIVQIGTPEEILMSPSNEYVERFVEDVDLAKVLTAGHIMKQADTVQVDRGPRVALRLMKQLRISSIYVVDKSNRLMGAVTAQDAVAALETDKSLEEVLISDLPMITPDTVLTDLFDVVSTASIPVAVISEDQKLLGIIIRGALIGALSGDNQFINNDGIIAPADQLNTEVI
- a CDS encoding proline/glycine betaine ABC transporter permease, with the translated sequence MNELLPRLPFADWIDSGVDWLVSTFGSVLDGIAEVLGGVVEGAVTVLDMVPSILLAIIFALIAYFISTRKIAFFTLGGLLFIDYLGYWYPMLQMLALVLTSVFLAVVIGIPIGIWGSQKASVRKVVNPLLDLMQTMPAFVYLIPAIFFFNIGVVPGVVASVIFAMPPTIRLTMLGIEQVPKDLIEATEAFGSTTGQRLMKIQIPLAKPTIMAGVNQSIMLALSMVVIASMVGAPGLGEEVYRSVTQLKTGVGVETGVSIVIVAIILDRITQQAGARKKKIGGKLS
- a CDS encoding macro domain-containing protein → MPLEIVRNDITKMKVDVVINAANTALQMGGGVCGAIFSAAGAEQLQAACNEIGECPVGQAVITDGFQLQAKHIIHTVGPVWRGGTHNEEVLLTACYENSLALAASHDCQSIAFPLIASGIYGYPKEQALKIAISTISAFLLKHEMIVYLVVYDKQAFGLSEKLFTSIHEYIDEHYVEEHDVRFLRNRQELHEVLESQIIMEEAPLKRKKRRLEEVLNHLDESFSERLLRLIDEKGMTDVETYKKANIDRRLFSKIRSSVDYTPLKKTVIAFAIALELNLDQTIDLLSKAGYTLSHSNKFDLIIEYFIEDENFNIHEINEALFAFDQVLLGA
- a CDS encoding aldehyde dehydrogenase family protein, whose product is MEKQFYVGGEWKSAKDFAELQSPHTKEVIAKIPQATREEVEQAIDVAFDARKQMAELTAYERAAILEHITQLFIDNRKKAAEIISLEAAKPIKYALGEIDRTIETYKFAAEEAKRLTGELIPMDAAKNGANRFGYTIEQPIGVIGAITPFNFPQNLVAHKVGPAIAAGNTIVLKPASQTPLSALFLAELIDQTALPKGAFNVVTGSGKTVGDALVESDKVKMITFTGSPAVGKGIRDKAGLKKVALELGSNAGLIIDKNVDLSQIVPKCVMGAFSNQGQVCISLQRTYVIDELFEEFVNQFSAMTKQLVIGSPSDETTDISAMINPSEQERALSWVHEAVEHGAEIIAGGTTENGVFMPTILTNVSSTSKVSCQEVFAPIVVVNRISSIEEGIAAINDSNYGLQAGIFTNDIQTAFHASKHLEVGGVMINDIPTYRIDQMPYGGVKESGTGKEGLKYAIHEMTETKLVVWNNQ
- a CDS encoding DUF2238 domain-containing protein — translated: MGLDKGSKKLHFALLLVVIIVFIWSVIKPATYLDWLAEVSPAVVVLIIVIATYNKFRFTTLSYFIIALLSILTFIGGHYTYSEVPLFNWMKDAFDLKRNNYDRFGHLLKGLSAIVVRELLLRHTQLTKGAWLFGITTSIVLAVAALYEIIEWLSTKISKGGEVSKDFLGMQGDKWDAQWDMSLALVGTILALLIFSKLHDKLLKNKL